AACCGTCGCAATGCTGCCCTCCGCTTCAGCAATTGCCTAACCGCAGTGGCGCTTACCGATGGCGGCGGGCAACAAACAATCGCTTTTGCTGACCCCAAAGCCCCTGCCCAACTTGCTCCGGCGGTGACGGAATGGCTGGCAAATGCCCAGACAATCCCCGTGCGGAGCGCCCCCGGCGGCGGTGTTTTACACATCGACGCTCGGCAAATCGTTGCCGATACCTTTGGGCAAACAACACAGAGCATCATCAGCTATGCCCCAGAAACGGCGGGTGGGGAATTTGTTCTCGCCCCGCTTCCCCTGCGAATGGGGGGCTATCTCACCTTTCAGGGCTACCGGCTTTCCCCGCCGCCCTATCGTCCGGGCAGCACCTTGACCATCACCACCTATTGGCGGGCAGATGGCGAACAAGTGCCTGGGCTGCGGTTCTTTGCCCATGTCTTGCGAAACCCCTTCACCGAGCCGGTCTTGCAAAATGATCTTTTCGATGTTGATCCCTCTCTGCTGCGAGATCGGGATGTTTTTCTTCAGGTGATTACGATCCCCCTTCCCGCCGATTTCCCGCTTGGTGACTACTGGCTTTCTATCGGTGCGTACAGCGCCCTAGACGACAGCCGAGTCGTCGTTTATGATGGAGAGACCGTGCGCGGCAGCCGCTTGTTTCTGAATAAAATCACCGTCGCACCCTAAACTGCTGATGTTTGAACTGCTTTTTCTGGGGACATCCGCCTCTGCCCCTTCTGTCCATCGGGGCTTATCGGCACATCTGCTGACGGTTGAGAACTCTCACTACCGCTTCTTAATCGACTGTGGTGAGGGGACACAACGGCAAATTTTGCGCAGCGGGATCGGATTCAAGCGGCTGAACCGCGTCTTGATCACCCACAGCCACCTTGATCACATTTTGGGGCTTGCCGGGCTATTTTCAACACTGCTACGTTGGGAAGAATTAAGCGAATTTGAGATTTACGGCAGCCGCTATGCGCTGGATCGTGTCCATCAATTGATATATGGGATCGTCTTGCACGGTGAACCGCCACCCGTCCCCGTCCACCTGATCGACCTCAAAGAAGGGATGTTCTTTGAGGATGACCTGTTCACAGTGAGCGCCTTCCCCGTCAGTCACCGAGGACCAGGCTGTTTAGGGTATGTGTTTCAAGAAAAACCACGCCGGCGCTTCCGCCAAGAAACGGCAACAGCGCTTGGTGTTCCCTTTGGTCCTGAACGGGCTCGTTTGGTGCGTGGCGAGGCAGTGACTTTAACCGATGGGCGCGTCATTTATCCCAACGATGTATTAGATGCAGAAGTCCCAGGCGCTCGCTATATTCACACTGGGGATATTGGGCGGGTTGAGCCGATTCTGAGTCATGTGCAAGGGGCAACAGCGCTGGTGATTGAAGCCACGTATCTTGAAGAAGATGCTCTCCTTGCTGACCAATTCGGACATATGACCGCCGCCCGTGCCGCCCATTTTGCTCATCAAGCCGGCGTAGAGGCATTGATCCTCACCCATATTTCGCGCCGCAGCCGCGAACGGGACATCCTTGCTGAGGCGCAGGCAATTTTCCCCAATACCTATGTCGCACGCGATTTTGACCGCTTTTCGATTCGCAAGGATCGCCCCGTAGAAAAGCTCAAGCGAGAGCGTGCCACCGCCGAACTGAGTGAACCTAGTGACCCTCTTGAGGATGAAGTGTAGATGCGTGTGCCGTATTGCCATGTCTGCGAGAGCGATCCAACCGAAAAACAAAAATATGGGGAGAGCGGATTGGCGGAAGGAGAATATTGCCCAGTCTGTTTTCGCCCCTTTTGCCGCCACCACAGCGGGATCGTCCGCTGGCGCTGGAAGGACTCCCGCGAGGCAGACAGCGCCCGTATTTGCATCGAGTGTAAGCGGGCATATAGCCACCGCAGTTGGGATGCTGTGCGGCGGGAGTGGATTAGCTGAACGAGCCGCATTTCCCACGATATAGAGAGGGAATCTTTTTGATTTGAACATACCCTTTCTACCAGGAATGATTAAAAGACTCTATATAAGTGTTAAATCCTGTAATCACGCCAAATTCAACGCTTGCATGGAGGTTTGTGATGGAATACACTTAGAGACTGGTTGCTAGGTTTTGTCTAGAATGCAACCTCTAGGTGTTGTTGCAAGGAGTCCAAGCGATGAAAAAGATGTTTCGGCTCGCCCTGCTGGTGGTGATGATGGCGTTCATGGTGATGCCCATCCTCAGCGTGAAGGCGCAAGACTGTCCCGAAGGCGTCACCGGCGCTGATTGCGACCTGTTGACGGCAGCGGGAAAAGCTCAATATACCTCGTTCACCATTGATTCCTATACAGTGGGGATCAACGTCAAGGGTGCCCCGACAGGTGATGTCGTTGTTGATGTCAAGGGCAGCGGCGCCATTGATGGCAGCAAACTGATGCCCGGCGGCACGATGCTTACCGACACGACAGAAATCTTGAAAGCACTGCTTATGGTGCTGACGATTGACGCGAAGGTCGATGCTAGTGGGAAGAGCCAAGCGGGTACGATTGAAGTTCGCTTTGTCGATGGCGTCGCCTACTTCAAGGCGTCTATGCAAGGCGATACATGGTTCAAGGCAGATGTTGAGAAACTGCTCGCCGCTGGTGGTGGGATGGGCATGAACCCCGCCGATATGGTCGATATGGGCAGCAATGCCGCCCTCACCGAGGCGCTCAACGCCCTGACGAAGCTCTCCGGCGTTGCCACGACCACCGTCACCGATGGTCCCGAAATTGGCGGCGTTAAGACCCGTCAGTTCACGACAGAAATCAATGTCGCCGCGTTGGTCAATGGCTTGCTTGGTCCGGATTTCCGCGCCCAGTTGAAGACCCTTGCCGGGCAGTTCGGCGCTCCCATTGACGATGCGGCGTTGGCGCAGCTTTCCGGTGTGGTGACGATGTTCGAGCCGCTCTTGAAGGCGACGAAGATCAGCGCTGTTCAGTACATCGGCGTCGATGACAAGCTCGTTTATGGTGCGGATTTGATGTTCGCCACAACGGTGGACGCCATGACCGGCGCCATGTTCGGCTTGACAAACGCGCTCAGTGTGGACATTAACTTCTCGATTCGGCTTTCCGGCGTGAACAAGCCGGTCACCGTTGAGCCAGTGGCAGATGCCACCGATCTTCCCCTTCCGGGATCGAACTAAGCGTTAACAGGCTCATCTAGAAGGATAAAAAGGGGGGCAGATGTTATGTCTGCCTCCTTTTGATTCCCCTAGTCTCTCATCATTAGGACTTACGCAGTTGAACCTGTTTTCCCTGTATTCATCGAAAGGGGCAGTTTGAGGGGGCTTCCCCTCAAAACCTCTTTTCCCCCTTCTCCCTTAGGGAGAAGGGGGTAGGGGGATAAGGGCAAGTGCGTAACTCCTAATCATATACCCTGATAGCATAGTTGGAATATTAGGGAAAAGTTGGCACAACCCATGGCGAACAAAACCAATCCCCCTTCCGATGGTGTGCGAAAAAGGATGTGTGAAAGCGCCTACAGCATTTTTCAACGAGATTGTCCCCTTAGCAGTTGACAGCCCCGCTTATCACGATATACTTGCCGATGGGCAGGCGGTGGCGATCAAGGGAAACCGAACGACGCCCGTCCTTCTTGTAAGAAGGCTGGTTGCAGTTCAACCAGTGAGGGTACTGCAATCAATAATGACCACCCTAGCCGATACACTGACTACCTACGCGCCGCACCTCCCACCCGCCCTGATCACCCCCGACGCAGCGGCAGAGATGCTGCGCATCGCTGGTTACTTCCCTCATTCGCTTGCCTCGATTTTCGTCCTTGAACATCGCCTTGCTTCTGATAATCCCCAACTAGACCTATCTTTCTGCATTCGGCGCGGGGATGATGGGCTG
This genomic interval from Anaerolineales bacterium contains the following:
- a CDS encoding MBL fold metallo-hydrolase, whose protein sequence is MFELLFLGTSASAPSVHRGLSAHLLTVENSHYRFLIDCGEGTQRQILRSGIGFKRLNRVLITHSHLDHILGLAGLFSTLLRWEELSEFEIYGSRYALDRVHQLIYGIVLHGEPPPVPVHLIDLKEGMFFEDDLFTVSAFPVSHRGPGCLGYVFQEKPRRRFRQETATALGVPFGPERARLVRGEAVTLTDGRVIYPNDVLDAEVPGARYIHTGDIGRVEPILSHVQGATALVIEATYLEEDALLADQFGHMTAARAAHFAHQAGVEALILTHISRRSRERDILAEAQAIFPNTYVARDFDRFSIRKDRPVEKLKRERATAELSEPSDPLEDEV